The sequence CCGCTCGCGCCGCTTACGTCCAGCACCGACGCCAGGTGCCGGGTCCGACTGGCGAGTTCCTTCAGCCGCACGTTGCGCTCCCGGAGCGACGCGATCTCCTCCTGCTTCTGGGTCAGCGTCGCGTGCAGCTGCGGGAGGAGCCGGTGAGGGCAGCCGCCGGCCGCGCTGCGCGAGTCCAACCCAGACCCTGACGTCCCCGCAGGAACAGGAACGGGGACCCCGGGGCTTCACACCGGCAGAAGCTGAGCTCTGCTTGTGACTTTGTTTAACAGAATGCGCTCAGCCCGCACGCATCTCCGCCGCCCTGGGCGCGGGCGGCTGCCGCACTCCTTCCGCACCTGCCCGGCGGGGCCAGGGGAGTGTCCGGCTCAAAGGGCAGGACTGTCACGTCGAGGGGAACTGAACGGGAAGCTAATCCCGGCCCCCGGAGAGCCTCCTGAATGCCGCGGCCCCAGGAGAGCCGGGCGGGCGAGACTGTTCCCATCCGGTGGGGCTGGAAACGGAGCGGGAGCCCCGGGAGCCACCTGGGTCCCGGATCCGAGTCCCGACACCTGCCCGCTCCggagcccgccccccgcccgcccccaggaTTGTGGCCGCCGGCCCGGGCCCCTACTTGGCTGTTCTCCACCAGCGCGTCCCCCAGCGCCCGCTGGTTCTGGTCGGCCACCTCCCTCCAGTACTgctccggcggcggcgggggcggcggcaggGCCCGCGGGTCCGGCGGAGGCGAGAGGCAGGGCCCGAAGGGCAGTGAGTCGCCCGGAGAGTAGGGGAAGTCTCCGCCGGCCAGGGGAGGCGACAGCCAGGGGGACGGGTCTGCGGGAGAGCGGGGGCTGGGCGCGCAGCCTGACCCGGCCCAGCCAGTGCCGGACGGGAGCCGCCGGGCGCAGGGCAAAGCGACGCGCTCCGCATCCTCCCCTCCTGACACCGGGTCCTGAGCGGGTCTCACCGAGGCCACGGGGCCAGGCCTTACCCAGGTCACACACTCCGCAGCTCTGCGcacccccgtccctccccctccTGGGCACATCGCGGAGCAGGGCCCCCTCCCAGGACCCACACGCGAAAGCTGAGAGCTATGGACCCCGCGAGTCATCTCCTCCGTGGCAAGGCTGGGGTCCCCTAGCGTCCAGGAGCCTGGCCCTGTGTGCGCTGCCGCCCCGCCTGGACAGGCGCTGGGGTCACCGCCTTCGGAACCCCCACCTTATCGAACTGCCCGAGACGTCACTTGCCTGCGAGGAGCTCCTCCACCGTCGCCCTGAAGTCCTGCGGGTCCCAGCCCGCCGCCGTCTGCGGGCCATGGCTCTGGGGTAAAGCGGCGGCGCGAGTCAGTGGCGCGCAGGCAGCCGCGGCGCGCGGCCCACACCGACGCTGTCCCCCGGCGCGGCGGGAGTCTGCCCGCCCTCGCCATCCCCCCGAAAACCAAAGCCCCACCCGAGGCGCGGGGCCCAGCAGGCGTGCACCGCCATGGCGGGAGCGGGGCGCACGCCGCGGGGACGGGCCGCGAGGGGCCAGCAGGGCGCGCACCGCGGGCGTCTGAGTCCCGCTGGGTCCCGCGGCGCTCAGCGCAgtggccccgccccggcccgcgcgCCCCTCATTGgccgcccgccagccaatcagcgGCCTGCGCGCTCCCCGCGCCCTGGGAACGGCAGCGCGGACTCACCGGGACCGCCTGGGCCGCGGTGGGACCGCCTTTCCTGCCCGCACCCGGCAGCACGGGGGTCTCACAGGGCAGTGACTGGAGGCCGCGCTTCCCGCCGAGGCTCGGTCGCAGCCAGACCACCCGCCccatgggggaggaggaggggacgcTGGGACGTGGGGCCAGAGACGCCGCGGAGAGCGCTGCGCTCTTTTTCTGAAAAGTCGGAGTGGACTCCCCAGAGGCGATGCAcctccagccctgggcctgcGCCCCCCTGGCTCCTGCTGTGCGCGGGGCGCGGGCCGGGAGGGCCAGGCGGCCAGGCACCTCCCGTCCCCTTATTCCCGAGCGTCTGACTTGATAAAACTCCTCGCGTGACGTGGGGAACGCAGGGAAGAGCCAGAAGTGCGGCTCCGCGGTGCAGAGGGGCGGCGCTGAGAGCTGAGTTGCCGCCACCAGCTCTGCGGCTCGCGGGCGAGGCTGGCGCCCTGGGTCCTCCTTCCCTGCACCTCCAGCCTCGGCGCCTTTCAGGGCAGCCCGGGCCCGGTGCGGGCAGCCCGGGGAGCGGTGTCCGGGCGGCGTGTGGACGCCCGTGAGCCCCACCGCACTGTGGTTGATTGACAGGCTCCTTGACTCAGGCGAGGTCTCTCCCTAAAGCCCTTCGTGACGCCATTGGGGCATTTGTGAGAAGAGGAACTGACTCCCACCCCGACTCTGAGGGCGGAGCCAGAGCCAGGCTCCCGCAGGGAGAGCTTGCAGACCTCCAGCGCCCCCAGCCGGAGGAGCCTGGGAATGTGAGGGGACCTTCCCCTGGGCCCGCCCCTTTGCATCAGCTCCGTCTTCCCCAGGAAAGTGCTGGGCCGCTTGGGCCCTGGGTGTGCGCTCTGCTCTCAAATTCTGCATCTTAGCTCCCCAATTAGACAAAAACCTGGCATTTCTCCAAGTacaacagccccccccccacccacacacacacagaaggacaCAGGGCATGCCCTCCAATGTTAAGTTCTAGATGTAAGCACAGGTCCAGCGAGGGCCTGCTGGGCTCCTGTACCTGCAAAGCAAACACTTGGAGGGAGGGCGtgtgtggctggggggggggggggggagtgtccctggAAAGGAGCCCGGACTCCTTCCGTGTTTGAGCATCTGGATCTACAAAGAACAGGGCACTGGCCTCCGCAGGGCGAGCCCGCGCTCCCTTCTGCCTGGACAACCTCTGCTCTCGGTGGCCAACCGCGCAGAGGCCCTGGGCTCTGTCCCAAGGCTGTGAGCacccaggaggcctgggaggctctGCCCCTCCACCTACTCCAGCTGTGGGCCGTCCTGTCTTCTAGAGAGTCCTGTGCGAGGCCTGCCGCGGGCCGTCCCAGCCCCGATGCCAGGAAGCTGGCCTGgcaccctcccctgcatgcctggcaCCCTCCGCTGCATGCAGCCTGGGCCTGCGGGCCTGCATATCCCAGAGGAGCAGGCTGCCGCCTccgccagggccagggcagggccagggcagggccagcctggggggcagCACCGCGGGGTGGAAATAGAAGACAGGTGTTTGGGGAAAAGAAACAAGTCAGACGCCTCCTGGTCCCGTGAGGGAAGTATCTGAGCCTTTATCGGGAGGAAACATTTCAGAAGCGCCCAAGGGCCACCTCCGCAGTCTCTGGGTCCTtagtcccccccctccccccgcttcctCCTAAGGTAAACCCCCTTCCGGTCTCGATCCAGAGCTCCCCTCCCGCCAGGCTCCTCTGATGCCCGGGATGAGAATGGTGAGTGGGAGGCCGGAGGGGACCGCGGGAACCGAGGAGCCGTGTCAGATGCCCAGCGAGCCACtgtgctcccctccccgcccggtCCCTCGGGGAGCCGGCACCCCTTCCGCTGCCGAAGCTccaggggaggatggaggaaggCCCGGAGGCCCGGAGGCCCGTCTGGAgcaggagccctcggggagccCGCCCTCCGGGGAGCCCTGCCCGCAGCCAGGGCAGCTCTGAGAACGCGGCGGCCATGGAGACgcaccgggagggagggaggtcggACCGCGAGGCTGGTTCCGGCCCCACGTCCCCTCCCCGCCAGCAGACGGGCCAGCGCTCCGCACGCAGGAGCCGGTGCGGAGACGAACCTGCGAACCTGCGGTTGGGGCGCCGAGGGGCCGCGGGGCCCGCGAGGGAGTGGGTACCTGCGAGGCGGCCGGGTCCCCGGCAGGCGGCGCGTGGGGCCCGAGGAGCGAGCAGTCGGCGAGGTCCTGCAGGTCGATGGTGGCGAAGGCTGCGCGGGCACCGGGGACGCGGGCGGACCGTGAGCCACGCGGGGACGAGGAGCCCGGGGGCCGCCCTCCTCCCGGCCGCGCGCCCACCTGCCAGCGGGGAGCCCGGGGGCGGGCCGACGGCTCACCTGGCAGCGCCGCGGGCTCGGCGCCCGGGGGGTCCTCGCACGCGGACACGGAcaccgggccgccgccgccgccgccgccgccgccggggaggAACTGCCGCGGGGGGACGAGCTGGGCGGGCAGAGACGGTGAGCGCGGGCCGGCCACGCCGCCGgggcccggggaccccgcccgcccgccttccCCTCCAGCCGCCGGGGCCCGGGGACCCCGTCCGCCCACCTTCCCCTCCAGCCGCCCGGGCTTGCCGGGGGCCGGGCCGCGCAACTCCCGCATCCGGTTGGGGCAGAGGCTGCCGAAGGCCCGGCGTCCCGCCGGGGCGCCCTCGCGCGCCTGCATCCCGCCTCCCGCCGGCGCCTGCGGCTCTGCAGGGTCCCGCGCGGCCGGTGGAGCCGGGGACTGGCGgtgcggggagggcggggagggcgcgATGGAGGACCCCGGCGGGCGGGGAGGGACGGGGAAGGCGGGAGGGAGGACcccggcgggaggggcgggagggaggaccCCGGCGGGAGGGGCGCTCGCGCCGGAGGTGGCGCCGTCGGCCCCGGACAATCTGCGCGCGGGCGGAGGCGCTAAACCCGACGCGGCAGCGGCTCCCCCGGGCCCAGCGCCCTTTGGCGGGTGTTGGCGCCGCCGCCTCCGGACCGCGCCAAGGGGAGCGGGAGGGTCGGGTTCCTGGCGCGGGCGCCGCCTTCCCGCTCGGCGGCGGGATGAACCGCGAGGattcttttcccattttctccGCCccggtcccccccctcccctcccccacatccccacaccccaccctcgGGCCCCGAGCCGGAGCTGAACGCGTCTCCAGAGACAGCGCCCGGCAGCCTGGCCCCGCCCGCAGGGCTTCGTGGGAGACGGACCCCGCAGGAGCtcgcccgccccgcccaggcgcATCTCCGTCCCGGTGAGGTGAGGGGCCTCCTGTGGGGCGCCTCGGTGTCTAATACCCGGTGGTCTTGACAGTGAACTGGGGCGCGGccacagcgtttggacaggtcgGAGCCTGGGACTGaccagagggcacagccctctcgTGGCCACGTCCAAGTCCCAGGTGGAGGGcagccctcccagcacagttACCGCCAACAGCTggggttgtgagcttgaacctgtggtccgaacgcgtggccccacgtgcctgagtgctGTGGGCTTGGTAgggttcaggtgcatgtagttgggtaggatcgaaacccacgaggaCGTTgtgaccacgcccttcctttgcctcgtggaGTCTGCGGTAAAATAAACAGCTCACAGGCTGTGGCGCTGTCCTCTCCATCAcagagggcagcgtcccacccgGACCAGCTTTCTTCTCTCGTCTGTCTTTCCTACATCCTTCGTCTTTCCTACATCCTTCACcgccccactcagggtcacccttggccgtgctggcgggGCACAGTGAACCATCCTCTTTATTTGCACCTGTGACCTGGATTAATAAACAGGACCCTCTAGCAAGGATGGAGAGTAATAACAGGACTCCTAGCAGGGATGGAGAGTAATAACAGGACCCCAGCAGGGATGGAGAGTAATAACAGgacccctagtggggatggagagCAATAACAGgacccctagtggggatggagagTAATAACAGgacccctagtggggatggagagTAATAACAGGACCCCTAGCAGGGATGGAGAGCAATAACAGGACCCCAGCAGGGATGGAGAGTAATAACAGGACCCCCCCTAGCAGGGATGGAGAGTAATAACAGGACCCCCTAGCAGGGATGGAGAGTAATAACAGGACCCCAGCAGTGATGGAGAGCAATAACAGGACCCCCCTAGCAGGGATGGAGAACAATAACAGGACCCCCCTAGCAGGGATGGAGAACAATAACAGGACCCCCTAGCGGGGATGGAGAGTAATAACAGGACCCCAGCAGGGATGGAGAGTAATAACAGGACCCCCTAGCGGGGATGGAGAGCAATAACAGGACCCCAGCAGGGATGGAGAGTAATAACAGGACCCCTAGCAGGGATGGAGAGTAATAACAGGACCCCTAGCAGGGATGGAGAGCAATAACAGGGGACCAGAAGGGATGGAGAGCAGTAACAGGGGACCAGCTCTGCCTTTGGGGTCAGTGCCTGGGGATGGGAACCAGGCTCCACCAGGTGCATGAAGCCCAGTTTGGGGGAAACAAGGCTGACTTCAGGCGTGTTGCTGTGACTGTCACGTGACCGGCCGTGGCTGGCTGGATTGATGCTGTTGCCTTAGGAGCCTTTCGGCTGCACCTCATCCCCCGGGGCCTGGTCCAGGCT is a genomic window of Eptesicus fuscus isolate TK198812 chromosome 4, DD_ASM_mEF_20220401, whole genome shotgun sequence containing:
- the MCIDAS gene encoding multicilin, with amino-acid sequence MQAREGAPAGRRAFGSLCPNRMRELRGPAPGKPGRLEGKLVPPRQFLPGGGGGGGGGPVSVSACEDPPGAEPAALPAFATIDLQDLADCSLLGPHAPPAGDPAASQSHGPQTAAGWDPQDFRATVEELLADPSPWLSPPLAGGDFPYSPGDSLPFGPCLSPPPDPRALPPPPPPPEQYWREVADQNQRALGDALVENSQLHATLTQKQEEIASLRERNVRLKELASRTRHLASVLDKLMITQAPEGEAAEPRLPKAAAKRSLEELLGAAGPDCAHVDAILRDLAERCEEVLRSRDPKRLRLQPEPASLASRPGHLHGAFRGLRTDCSQRAPDLSRGELDEGGSFCTPIRSHGTIRTLSFPQGNAFTIRTASGGYKFRWVPS